AGTCGGCACGATCAGCGCGATGGTGAGCCAGGTGCCTGGCGGCGCGGCCGTCGATGCGCTGCGCAACAAGAAAGGCGCGGCTGCCTGGGCGATCATCGCGATCATTCTCAGCGCCGTGCTGCTTGCGGCGAGCCCGACCGTGCTGCCCGTGATGGCCGCCGAGGTCTTTCACGGCTTTGCGAGTTGCATGCTCGTGCCGGCGATGGCGGCCATCTCGTTCGCGCTCGTCGGCCGACACGACCTGGGCGACCGGCTTGGGCGCAATGCGCGCTGGGCGTCGATTGGGAGCGCTGTCGCTGCGGGTTTGATGGGGCTGTTCGGCGAATATTTCTCGGCACGCGCGGTGTTCTGGCTGACTGCCGTGCTTGCGGCGCCTGCACTCTTTGCGTTGTCGATGATCACGATGCCGCAGCATCAACCTTTGCCCGCGCACCAACCCGCGAAGAAGGAGCGCGACGACGCCGAAGAAAAGGAATCGATCTTCGAGTTGCTGCGTGACAAGCGGATGTTGATCTTTGCTGCGTGCGTCGTGCTGTTCCATCTGTCGAATGCGGCCATGCTCAATCTCGCGGCGGGTGAAGTGACGGCGGGCATGGGCGATAACGTGCAGCTGGTGATTGCTGCGTGCATTATCGTGCCGCAAGCGATTGTGGCGATGTTGTCGCCCTGGGTTGGGCGCACTGCCGAGCGCTGGGGACGGCGGCCTATTCTGCTGCTTGGGTTTTCTGCGCTGCCGGTGCGGGCTTTGCTGTTTGCTGGCGTTAGCAGCCCTTACCTGCTCGTGCCTGTACAGATGCTCGATGGCATTAGCGCTGCTGTGTTCGGTGTGATGCTGCCGCTGATTGCTGCTGATGTTGCCGGCGGCAAGGGGCGTTATAACCTCACTATTGGGCTGTTTGGCCTCGCGGCGGGGATTGGGGCGACGCTTTCTACTGCTGTTGCCGGGTTTATCGCCGATCGCTTCGGCAATGCGGTTAGCTTTTTTGGGCTCGCCGGTGCAGGGGCGCTTGCTGTGTTGCTTGTTTGGGCTGCTATGCCTGAGACTCGTGATGCGAATGGAGGTGTGCAGGAGAAGCCTGCACCCGCTGATGATGGGTCGTTGAAGCGGGCTAAGTGAAGCGGGTTTTTTTATCTTGCGACGCTGGGTGGGTTGTTTTTTTGCTGGCATCCGCGTCATGTCTTCGTGGTTCACGTGCTCGCCATTCGGTGTGGTGGCCTTTGCGCTGGCATCCGCGATTCGTTAGCGTGCTTCAAGCGTCGCCCCTGTGCGGGGCGGCACCTACTTTTCTTTGCCGCCGCAAAGAAAAGTAGGCAAAAGAAAGCGGCTCACACCGCCAGCTCTTGTGCTTGCCTGAGGGCCTCCAACAGGTTCCTACGCTTCACACGGCAACCTGCTTGTTCCGCATTCGTTGCCAGCGCTCTTGCGGTGCGCCTCAACCACTTCACGCACCCGCGCTGCATCATGCCGTGCCATATATTCCACGGCCGCCCAGGTGGCAAACTGTGTGTAGGCCCTTGTGCTCCACACGCCTCACCCCGGTCCGATAGCGCACGCGTTCCACCCTGTAAGAGCGCCAAGCTATACGCCGCGACAACCTACACACCGTTTGCCACCTGGGCGGCACATACCATTCGCTGCCGCTTGCCCGAGTACGGGTATTCGAAGCGGGTGATGCGTTCATTTATAGCGTTGGCAACTAACATCAAATCAGCGCGTTGCCGTGTGAAGCATAAGACCGGTTGGGGGCCCTCAGGCAAGAACTAGCGCTGGCGGTGTGAGCCGCTTTCTTTTGCCTACTTTTCTTTGCGGCGGCAAAGAAAAGTAGGTGCCGCCCCGCACAGGGCGACGCGTGAAGCTAGATAACAAATCGCGGATGCCAGCGAAAACACAAGCAACCCACCCAGCGTCGCAGACAAAACAAAACCTTCAATCAATAGGCCGCCCAGCCGTCTCACGAACAAACGGCAACGCCAACAAAGAGACCAAACCGCACCCAATCAGATACCACGCCGGCGCAAGCGTACTCCCGGACAACTGAATAAGCCACGTAGCAAAGAACTGCGCAAAACCACCAAAAATCGACACCCCAAGACAATAAACAATCGA
The DNA window shown above is from Paraburkholderia sp. PGU19 and carries:
- a CDS encoding MFS transporter, which codes for MTSRLMVNARSLRALDWLNFFVANVQTGFGPFIASYLASHKWTQGEIGLALSVGTISAMVSQVPGGAAVDALRNKKGAAAWAIIAIILSAVLLAASPTVLPVMAAEVFHGFASCMLVPAMAAISFALVGRHDLGDRLGRNARWASIGSAVAAGLMGLFGEYFSARAVFWLTAVLAAPALFALSMITMPQHQPLPAHQPAKKERDDAEEKESIFELLRDKRMLIFAACVVLFHLSNAAMLNLAAGEVTAGMGDNVQLVIAACIIVPQAIVAMLSPWVGRTAERWGRRPILLLGFSALPVRALLFAGVSSPYLLVPVQMLDGISAAVFGVMLPLIAADVAGGKGRYNLTIGLFGLAAGIGATLSTAVAGFIADRFGNAVSFFGLAGAGALAVLLVWAAMPETRDANGGVQEKPAPADDGSLKRAK